The sequence ATATTGGCGGTAGAAAGTGTGAAGTTTACGACATGCTTTCGATTCTGAATCATCCGATTCGAAATCAAATTAGTCTTCTCTACTCGAATGGGCATGgccgcccaaaaaaaaatttttgtttaatttttctgaaagttatttattttagCTGAATACGGTAAACACGGAGTTCTGAAGATTCTAAATTGTAGGTActgtatttcctctattagtcttgcatgcaagactaattttttatcaacCCCTAGGGGTGCAAGACCAATTTTCGAAAGCCCTATAACTTTGGAAAAGTTGCCAACTTTTGCTGATAACTTGACTTTTTACCGTTTAAgccatgaaaaattgattcttTTCCAATATTGCATAAGCTATTCGGGTtcaatttatccaaaaaattacaaaattgttgaagtttCCTCTTAGTATAGATGGCCAGGCAAaaataggggtgcaagactattagaaactgcaatactaatagaggctgcaagattatttttcgattggcctctaggggtgcaagactaatagaggaaatacggtatttgatagttttttactaaaattcaatagttttaattttttggtacgCACCATAggtaattggtttttttttaatttgctaGTCATACACCAATACTTGTAAAACTCATAGCATAAACTCgtatcattttcaatttacaacattcatttaattttgaaaacttattcaATAACTCTCATCAATTTTCGAAAGACTATGCCACTTTGTTAGTCAAAATATATCACTTGGTACAAGCTCGCAATCGTCAATGCagtactaaaaaaattatatctaGTCAGGTATGTTCCATTAATCTTTTGTAGAGCTTCTCAACAAACATGGCCAGAATGGATGGGTGTTTTACATGGTTACGaaatcaatttcatttttggagaaccattaaatcaaaaaagattCAACTACACTGATGAAGAACGAGAGTTGAGCAATCGGTTTATGAGATATTGGgcgaattttgcaaaaactggGTAAGTAATCTTTTCGAActtacaattttcaactacaTGTTGCAGAGATCCGAACAAAAACGAGGATGGATCATTTACTCAAGACGTGTGGCCAAAGTATAATTCTGTTTCAATGGAATACATGAACATGACCGTTGAATCGTCATATCCCAGCATGAAACGAATAGGGCATGGTCCGAGGAGAAAGGAGTGTGCATTTTGGAAAGCgtatttgccgaatttgatGGCTGCAGTTGGTGAGTAGTTTATGGCAAAATAATTTGATCTTTTGAACTGCCGGATGAGTTATAAATTATTATCTTCACTTCCATATGGGTTTGAAAATGTATCTCgaagatttagaaaaaaactaaaacaaaaattttgaaagaaacacTGGAAATTGGTTTAGCTataattatactttttttcgaaaataggattttccatttttagaaatttttaaaaagtctcCTTATAAAATTTGCTCTTTTGAGgtcgaaaatattttgttatgCCAACCAAGGGTGCGCGGCAAtcagaaattttcggcaatcggcaatttcggcaattgccggttttcaaaaaaatccaacaacCGACAATTCTGGcagttgccggttttcaaatattccagCAAATCagtaattccggcaattgccggtttttttttaatttccggcagtaggcaatttcggcaattgccggttttcaactAATCCAGCAACcggcaatttcgacaattgccggttttcaaaatttccggcaatcggctaTTCCTGCAATTGccagttttcacaatttccggcaatcggcaattccggcaatcggcaattccggcaatcggcaattccggcaatcggcaattccggcaatcggcaattccggcaatcggcaattccggcaattacCAAAATTACCAACTCTCCATTTTACAGCCGACGTCGGAGACCCTTATTTGGTTTGGAAGCAACAAATGGATAAATGGCAGAACGAGTACATTACAGATTGGCAATATCATTTCGAGCAGTATAAAAGgttaccgaaaaaaaaagtgacgaaTTTACAtcgtatttttaatattttacagGTATCAAACGTATAGGCAATCTGATAGCGAAACTTGTGGTGGATAAATATTGGACAGAGTTCTTATGTCAACAAGTTTTCCATTCTCATCTTCTCGTCTCAATTCCTTATATTTGACTTTTATCTGAGTCACCCTGTCAATTTTCCCTCCTATTCCTGATTCAACATTccgaatattcaaattttcaaattcatcgTAGGTGAATAACCAGACCACTTTCCtttcttccttctttttttttgtccttCAATcatgttttatgtttttttctttcggtCACAACGAGCTTAGATTTGTAAAATAATGCTGGTTAGATGCTTCTTTTAAGTCGTATTATATTCTcgaattttatagatttttcctaTTTCCTAGAATTTGATATTCTTACACACACTGAAAATCATGTACATTTGATATACTCTGAACAATTGCCATTGCGATGTGATTTCTAACAAAAAGATTTATGGTCTTATTTGTAATTATTTCAGCATATACACCCACACATTTCTAAATTCCAACTATTTACTTTCCGAAATGTGTCAATaaagaattattgaaaacagataatcgaattttgaaatgtttaaattatGGAGATTAAAACTAACgcaaagttgaaattttctgaattctcggACATTGgaataacatttttcgaacTATCTATCATATATTCAAACTTGATGAATTTTCTCctgttcaaaaatctcaaaaaccatATATGTTGTCAGATTCCGACAGAAATTCTTATCCAGTCGAGACATTTTCATctagaattgaaaacttcctaTCAccttttgtattgaaaaaagtatttagatACGGCATGAacgtaattgaaaaaaaactgattgaaaatggaatacagataaaaatttgattgatgTTAGATTTCactatcaatttttagttggCAGGATTAGAAAACTCGAGCCttcacaaatttgaatttttataaaaattattataggtTTCATATTCAGTAATTCGAAAGCTAAAAACGACAacctttctcaaaaaataactgttttttATGTGACTTCTATGTAACTCAAAGGTGTATAATTTTTGactaaattttcatattacgcttaaactttaaaagttataATAACAAAATCTAAGCActtaaaggtgaagtagcgccagttgggattttgtctaaatgcacttgtAATTATCCAAAACGACTGAAAATCATACtaaaaaaaaccctaaaaattcgaggttttttataatttccggtcaaagtttttgcaaattgccaaaattttggaaaatatgagcttttgaggaaattcaaagcaatgtcgcatgttccgacccctacaatgccCTAATACAAAtaagtaaaacaaaattaaattataaaaaatgtaggaacaatttttttcactttccccactggcgctactccacctttaagtatAAATTATTTACGTTGTTTCATTCCACTACACttcaatttcaggaaaaaactctatgaattgaaatttcgcaTTCATGTTTAAGCCTGAAACCCTTAtcggaatttctaaaatattttcttaaccTGCACTGTACTGTTCCGGCGTTACACGGGTTGATGTAAGACCAAGTGAAGCACTCCTACAATAACTTTTCTGTCAAGTGTTCACCATATTAACTGCCGTTTCCACAATGATTTCATATGAAAAACACACACTCAAAACAGGAAATGTGATCAATGAGTTCTCAGattatatttctatttttgaaagcaaGCTCGCAGCTGCTTTGTTTAAACATGTCAAAATAATTCCCgactgtgttttttttcctcagTTTCCTTGCCCACTTTTACGACTAAATTGATTTCACTTCTCAGGCATACTATTGTGAAACTTGTTTGCCAAACGTTTTTTTAGTGGAAATAATACAGGGATGGCATTGTATTTTTGGGTTGCCTCTGTGGcatttttcttacattttctGCCAATTGAACAGTTGATTAGCAAAGAAAAAAGGTCCTTATAGGTTTtgtttcgccaaaaatttgtttttttttaataatttaacaCTGATTGTTCACATTTAAATACACACGCAAATGTTTTTGCTTAAAtactttcttcatttttttaaaaattttttttaattctcaaaaattcagttcaaattttcgaagagaaaaatctaaatttatgTCTAATTAAgcatgtttatttttaatttctaacccgccattaaaaaaatttcaaatttttatgttttgaagCTAACGCAAAAATTCATGTGCTTTTTGGACAACAATTCATCTTAAAACTCAATGAAATAGTATATAggaaagtattcaaaaattgtaggtAATGTACTGAAAACAGGgaaaatttgagcattttgCCACAAAAGTGGCAGAATATAAATTGAGTGAAAACGATTTGacgcaaaatttaaaagttacaTCTTATGTTTGCAtgtaaaaatttcttcaaacagaaattaaagaaaagtttcagaaaatgtgttTAAACGTCTTGTTGAAAAGcgttttagaaattaaaaacgtAGAAAATTGAGcggcaatttgaatttcgaaatatttgaaactaaattgccagtttttcaagaaaaattggcatAACTGCTTCGGTTAGAAacattgagtttttttctcatttccaaACATCAAAAGTTGCGAATAGTTCTTTCATTACTTTTTTCCGATCGATTAAATGCGAATTCTATACATAAAATGCTCcgtatcaattttttaacgtCGTTATCACACCTTCCCCACCTCATTTTTATCAACCGCTAGGTCTGTAGGCCGGCCTTTAGTTCacttttcaaagtattttttcttttcattaaaaaaaattgatcatctcacacaaaaaaaaaccttttactTCTATTGTCTTGTTGCTAGGCGTTCGTTGTAAAAGGAGACATAGTGCGGGGTGAGGTGTTCATCGATTCgccgtggcctagaaaccgcGAGGGACGAGGAGAGGGGGACACCTCGACCGCAACGTTTTTTATATTCAACGACggtcattttttttgccatttttttcaattttaaatcgtTTCTGATTAGtttccaatcaatttttttggcaactatgatattttattgttatttttgtttgaaagagacgaaacaattaaaattgctTCAgaataaagtaatttttttgtttaacatCTAATTCCCCTGTAAATTTCCCagattatcaaattttaagttttaaaatttaaaatttaagttatTCAAGTTTGAGCAAAAATAATAAGCCTCCCTTACTAAAAACCTAAGTACCCATTGCAACATACTTGTTCTCGGAAGATCGATAATTCTTTCACCTCCGTCGTCTCATTTTCTCCtttacagtttttattttcaggtaacAAATATAATGAGTTCGAACAAGAACAATATAACGACAAATGTGATATCAGCTGCACAAAGAGCCCATTTTGAGGAATCCCCATTAATGCAAAATGAGCAAGTGATCAGAACACAAGGTGCTTTACACAGGCTTGTGGTCATCACAGTGCTCTTTCTCGCCCTCACACAGGTAATTTTcatatccaaaaatttccataattttacGAGATTTCAGTATGGATATGGAATCGCCTTTCATTCATCACTAATGAGCATTCAATTTGCTGCATCTGCATTGGCGTTCATCAGTTCGATTGAAGTACTTTGGCATAGTAAAAGTAAAAACGATATTGCGAATCGACACagtgtttttcttctttatcggtaagatttttaattgaaaacttaaaaatcggagtaaaaattcgaaaatgagcAGCTGGAAAACTCAACatcccattttttaaaactaaaaatgcttTCTATTTACTATagaattgtaaaaattcatttataaGTAATCAGAAGTATATTAAAAGTGAAGTAGTCCAGTTAAAACTGTGCCCAAATATACGTATAGCTTCTCAAGATATAagacttcaattttttttaaattgtaagtCAAAGCTTTGGTAAGTTCCAAAcagtttgtgatttttgaacaataatGCAGCATTGCCCATTTGGACCCCTACAACACTTAAATACTTATATTtgatacaaaattaaaattaaaattttggagaaaaataattttggattgGCTTTTATAATTATTAGTGGCAAAAAATGAGTGATCGGAGCATTCAactacaaataaaaatttaaaaaaccttttttaaaaagttttacctGTTTTTGTGAAGACGTTAAAAtcactagaaaaaagttttatattcCTTGACATTTAGAAATATCCCCGTgattaaatacttttttctcaaaagcaCTTAATTTGTACAGACGCTATTGTTATTCGGTAGACAAATCTCATTTTCCATCAGGGTTACAACATAGaagcttaatttttattaattttcagaaccgcTGGAACGGTTTTCTTCATCGCATGCCTTTTTCTCAACTTGACCCATTGCCTCGAAGACGTTAGTGATCTCAATTCAGCGACCCACTCGGAAGTTGGGAATGAGACGGAATCAGTTGAAGAGGCTCATGAGCATCCCATAGCTTGTAGGTTACCTTTGAATTAAATAtcataaaagttgaaaatatacCTCATGTTCAAACCACTCAATTTGAACGTTTGGTTTTGTCAAAACAAGTATGAAAATTAAACCCACTCTGTAGGTTCTAGTATAGTTTTGTACGTCATATGCACAATGACATATTAGTTCAAAGGTACTCTGCACCTTTTTTCTGATAGTGAACATCAAGTTTTACCATTCAAGTAATGTGTCAATCATTAACAAAGAATCGCGATAAGATAAGAGGTCTCCCGATGATGCAGGAGCTGGAGTGGAAATGAAGTGTACTACCCGTTTTATATTGAGATACACGAGTGAGTTTTATCATCTCCGTTGTGGTCTAGTGGTTAGGATTTATGGCTCTCACCCATAAGgccggggttcgattccccgcAACGGAATatcctttttttaaacctttctCATTTTATAATGCATTAATTTCAGACCACACACTGTATCTCTCGACTGCTGATCTTGTCATCAAAGCAATCTTCAGTGTCATCTACAATGCACTTTCTATTCACtttgttccaaatttcatCGCCTTGGTGGCACCGCCTGTGCTCactattttgatatttttctacaatgtTAACGAGCTCGACTACTTTTTCGGATGGCTCAATCATCATCTGGAACCTGTCACGTCTATTTTGCTCACCATAGTTTGCATTTCAATCGCCATTTATtcatgtgagttttttttacatGTAGCCGTTTCGAAAAAcgcgaaaactacaaaaaaaatagccTTGTTTTTCGGAGAAAGTTAAGACACTTTTGCTCACTTATTCAGTAgtgttggaaaataaaaaaaaagtgtagaaaaatgacgtatttaaatacattttccgAAACTACTTAAATAACCCCATAAACGTTTCAAGCTTATAAGCACTACATTAtcgaaaaagtgctcaaaccccagttttggatttattttattttgtttcaagacTCTTTGAAACTCATTCAAT comes from Caenorhabditis elegans chromosome X and encodes:
- the sur-7 gene encoding SUppressor of activated let-60 Ras (Product from WormBase gene class sur;~Confirmed by transcript evidence) → MSSNKNNITTNVISAAQRAHFEESPLMQNEQVIRTQGALHRLVVITVLFLALTQYGYGIAFHSSLMSIQFAASALAFISSIEVLWHSKSKNDIANRHSVFLLYRTAGTVFFIACLFLNLTHCLEDVSDLNSATHSEVGNETESVEEAHEHPIAYHTLYLSTADLVIKAIFSVIYNALSIHFVPNFIALVAPPVLTILIFFYNVNELDYFFGWLNHHLEPVTSILLTIVCISIAIYSLIRKKQFLLAEGPREFKIDDISSSVKAKNSRLEKVDHVHASCEWPQGFTVSLKAYIKVEKTNKDWVAQAASDFYELKALLHHEIKAQGAKEVVVEPVFVDQTELTTDFMDPICISRSCHNEDVGCCTIPKSTGDV